One window from the genome of Elaeis guineensis isolate ETL-2024a chromosome 5, EG11, whole genome shotgun sequence encodes:
- the LOC105044973 gene encoding transcription factor JAMYB has product MEMGVGIGGEVHGRTCSSATPPSEEDMDLRRGPWTAEEDLILMNYIAAHGEGRWNSLARCAGLKRTGKSCRLRWLNYLRPDVRRGNITPEEQLLILELHSRWGNRWSKIAQYLPGRTDNEIKNYWRTRVQKHAKQLRCDVNSKQFKDIMRYQWMPRLMERIWAASGSSAGTVYPNVGVPMAGAHQPVEPGSESGQVKPSPETSSAAGSSSDSVGMQFSSPPPLPADCFTDGYGGMQEGENEGGDWIHDVQMGGWWPESLPSPGGYSNVGLPDFDQNAWSDNLWSVEDIWLQQ; this is encoded by the exons ATGGAGATGGGGGTAGGAATAGGAGGGGAGGTCCATGGAAGGACTTGCAGCTCTGCCACCCCACCAAGTGAAGAGGACATGGATTTGAGAAGAGGGCCTTGGACTGCAGAGGAAGACCTCATACTTATGAATTATATCGCTGCCCATGGTGAGGGCCGATGGAATTCTCTTGCTCGTTGCGCAG GACTAAAGAGAACAGGCAAGAGCTGCCGGCTCCGGTGGCTCAACTATCTCCGTCCGGACGTCCGGCGTGGCAACATCACCCCTGAAGAGCAGCTGCTCATCCTCGAGCTCCACTCCCGATGGGGAAACCG GTGGTCGAAGATTGCGCAATACTTGCCAGGGAGGACCGACAACGAAATAAAGAACTACTGGAGGACCAGAGTGCAAAAACACGCAAAGCAGCTCCGATGCGACGTCAACAGCAAGCAGTTCAAAGACATCATGCGATACCAGTGGATGCCTCGCCTCATGGAGAGAATCTGGGCAGCCTCGGGCAGCTCCGCCGGCACCGTGTATCCGAATGTTGGCGTGCCGATGGCCGGTGCTCACCAGCCGGTGGAGCCGGGCAGCGAGTCTGGGCAGGTGAAGCCAAGCCCGGAGACCTCCAGCGCTGCGGGGTCGTCGTCGGACTCGGTCGGCATGCAGTTCTCGTCACCTCCTCCGCTCCCAGCTGACTGCTTCACCGACGGCTACGGCGGCATGCAGGAAGGTGAGAACGAGGGCGGTGACTGGATCCATGACGTGCAGATGGGCGGGTGGTGGCCGGAGTCGCTGCCCAGCCCCGGCGGTTACAGTAACGTGGGGTTGCCGGACTTCGACCAGAACGCATGGAGTGACAACTTGTGGAGCGTGGAGGACATTTGGCTGCAGCAGTAG